Within Ptiloglossa arizonensis isolate GNS036 chromosome 8, iyPtiAriz1_principal, whole genome shotgun sequence, the genomic segment CAAATTGTTGATAGTGACAGcactatttgaaaattaaaatacacatCTGTCGTAATTAATGCTTTGATTAAAACTGGGACAAATTGAATGTAAATATGAAAATGTATTCTTCCAAGATTGCAAAGGTATTGCAAGCAACTTAATATatataaagcattattttttatacaaaaacttACGTATGACTTTTCATCAATACTTCAACAAATCATATAaactaatttaattaataatggaTGAATGGAATGAATTTTACAAAAAAGTTCAGATGTATCTTATGAAGAAAAACCAAGAATGCGGAGAGTTACAGTTTCTTACTTCACGCACAACAACTGCAAGCATTGCTCACATTGATGATATATGTAAATCAATAGTCAACATATTTGAGACATATAATATACCTACAAAAGAAAAAGCTTTGATTAACGATGAAAGATGTGTAcaatcatatatatatttattattaaacacTAAGTTTAAGAATCAGGAACGTTTAGCAGAAGATATTGTTAATGGTCATTTAGTTGATATGTGTCCACCCATAGCttcgtatttatttatacaaatattgtgGAATCTCGAATATGAGAAGATTTTGATTCAGTCATTATTACACATACCTGTTGATCTGTGTAAAGAGATACTAGAAATTCTTAAAAAGTGTATAAAAGAATTACCTTTTAAAAGATCAATGGATAGTATGTATCAATTAATATTGATTGTATATActaaatttattcaattaaaGGAGATTGGTGTACAGTCCACAAATCTTGAAGaatgtatacaaaatttattaattggTTTTCAAGAGTTTTTGCTGTTGTTAACAAATccaaaatttactttaatatcATCAtcagatttaaaaataaatgaacgaCATGGTATTAtgttaaagaaattaattgctACAATAAAAAGTTGTTTTGACTACAAAATCAAAGGAATACGTAATATCTCTAGAGATGATGACAAATTATATAACATTACATTTGGAAGAGAACCTTTTATAAAATATGAAGATACACTTATGGAAAGTACTATATTGACATTAAATCAGTGTTTAATGGATTTATTATTAATCAAAGTCAAAGAAGTTGACTGTAATATGTATTTAAATTGGGCAGAATTGGATGACGAAGAAAATAATATGATATCTTTACAACGTTCTATTGGAAATGAATGTTATCACTTTATAGAATTTATACAGAATGatgaacaattttcacaaaACACTCATTTAGTAGAATGTCTACAACACTTGTCATCAAAACCTGATCCCAAACAATCGAGTTTTGTTATAAGTTTACAAGAACTCTGTTATGCAATATCTGATGGCAAAACAGAATTTATGAAAGAATTGTTGTGTCGTTATAAAGAATGGGATAGTTCAATACTTGATTTTGTCTATAAAAACAAATCTTTACTTGATAAAAAGGACTGTTTCAATCTCTTAGAATATCTTACTTTTCTTCTTAAGCAATCAACCGAAGAAGATTTGAAGGAGTTTAGCTATACTTCCGTTACAAGAATATTGTCACTTCAAGATTTACCAGCTATTTATGAAATTGTAATGATGTATTTAACAAAACATGATggtaataattatttagaatCTCCACATACAGAAGAAGCGTTTAACGAATTCATTACACGAAACTCAAATTTACAGAcaacaaaaaatttgaaaattgttttattgtttcttttaaagaaTGTTAGATTAATATTGACTATACTTTTAAAGATTACTATCGGTCATCATCAATATAGGAATATCATGATTTTTGCCAATGATTTGCTTCTCTTATTGCCATTTATGCAAATAATGGAGGATAATAaccaaataattttaattaacatcCTAAGAACCATTTGTATAGAGAACATAGAATGGAATCCAAAGAAGTTTATGGACTTTATACAAATTCTATTGGACAGACGTATAGTCAAAGTACATGATTTGATAAATAATGTTTTCGTACCATATCTAGAGAAAGATACTTTTACTTTATCAAACATACATTCTATCCTCAATAATATTCGTAAATTACAAGTCAGTTGTACTAAAGATACAAATGTTAAGAGTTTGATAATAGTTCTTGCAAAGAAAATGTCTTttttgagaaaaaatacaagtatttCAAAATATGTAAGCAATGAAATACTTTATCAAATTACAAGAATATTGAAATACTTTTTAACTATCAAGGGGTATAGTATTTCTGCTTCTACGAAAAAGGAAATAATCTGTGCTATTGAAGTTGTTATTGAACCAATAGACACATTACATTTTGCTTCTCTTTGGCATTTAATGCAGAAAGATGTTAGTGTAATTGATATTGTAACAGACTATGAAAGACGGTGTTTCATTGTGTTAAACAAATTGAAAGAGGATCCTAAGACTTCAGAAAAGTTACGAAATTATTTATCAGATTTGAATTTGTTAAGAGAAGATTTTTTACGTCATTTGATTATTCGATCAAGTAACAGGGAATATCAGTTGTTAGCCTCAGAGTTTACTATAATGTACTggtttgctttcagatggaataatgAAATTGAAGCATATAATCATTTCTTGCGCATAACAATAGAGGCATGTTGTTTATCTTTGGAATAtccatctattggtggaaataatttatttgtatttttatttcaatctttTACATGTTTTTGTAGaaagtttgttttttttaaagGAATAATTGAACATGAAGAAAAAGTATATCaattgttaattaaaaattttaatcagcTCGATAATAGTATAAAGTATAGTCCTTATGCACCTTTGTTCAGTACCTGTCTTATACGTTTGAGTAATATTACGCAATCTGAATCTGAAAATCTTCTGCAAGATATCTTAAACATTCTTGATGACTTCTGTGATCAATGCCTTgattttaattatgaatatagTGAAGATACTTCTAGAATACCTCATTCACCAAAAGTAACTACTTTCTACATAACTTATGAAGTAATTTCTGCTTGTATGAAAGTGCCTGCAACAGAAGCTTATGAATGTATTAAAAGAATGAATGAATTATTTgtttcaaattaaattatttaatctatCTTTGTATAACAAAAGTAACAAAAAATGGTTGTCTTTTGCAGATTTTTATCATTGATTTGATTAATAATATGCATATGTATATCTAgttctaaaataatatttgcattATTTTTCTTTGATGTATTTTATAATATCTAAAAGAATTTTATCAGTTACCTTGAAATCATTAAAAAGATAATGAATTTGTTTTATACAATCTTAAAAGTTTATAAAATGctaaaatagaataatttcaattatcttTCAGATTAACATACCCAAGtatcaatattaaaaattttatagaatCGCTAAATTTGGTGAAAAGTAATATATATTCTATGCATTTATGAATTATGTGTACTTACCATTAATAATACAAAGTATtgcataatttaatttaataaactcTTTCATAATTaccaaattttgtaaaatctaTAGtgttacaataaaaaatatattaaacagtatttatataattaataataaaaagaatgtatattaaaatataaattttaatgtatgaaaaaaatcaaaattactgggaattttttcagttttattacaatatttttaactgCTTTATTACTTCTGAATTACTCTAAATAAAaggatttattttaaattatacaacaaagtatataatatttttctcaattacAAACTCCTTGTATGCAAATTTCAAACCAACAGATAAgtctttaatatttaataggaTACTaacattaatatattttactgttttaaatatttaatgaaCTCTTATGTTTTGTAAATGAAGATAATTTTTTAAAGCATCAAATCAAAATATTGAactaatttaacattttaatgCAAACTATAAATTGTGaaaaggtaaataaaaaattacagtaTACCTTGACCAATAAAGTGGATTTAAGGTAACATAGATCAATTTAATAATGACTTATGAtaagtaaacaattttaattcttttatcgTGAAGGAATATTTAATCAGTACCAGATTGTTGCTTgtttttattctatattatatTTGTGCGATATTGCCAAAATGCCAGTACAATGGTTAGTAataaaaaaatgtgaaaaaattgCATACAAACAAAAAATGTGCACCAGTATTGAGACAGGATAAATCACTTGGGTAACTATCATTGGACGATCTCAATGCTTTCATGGAAAAATTTAACTtcataatgtaaaataaaaattaattcctgTATATATCTATCAACTCTAAAGTccaaattccaattttttatttcagtttttaaatattgctataataataataataataaacgtacATACACTcaattgaattatttaaattatcttaTTGTCTAAGTTATATGAGAGGATAGATcttcaaaataattgtaatattaaaaCGAATGAATTGAATGATAGCTAGGTACAATTATAGTGAATTGTATTTtcctaatagaaattttgtttttttcagcATGCATTTTATACTTTTCCATGTCATTGAGTTACAAGAATTCTGTAATGACTAGATTCTTATGCTGGTAATTCATCTGTTGAAACTTAAAAAGAAATGCaacgaattgtaaataaaaaaaaagaagtattgctacatattattataaatcctgtattcttaaaatttctctttaaattaagacaaagaaaatgtattttcttCCGCATTAAAGAGAGAAATATACAAAGGACACAtgcttatacattttacgtattttttttaCTACATGTAAAAATAGTGCAAGCTTTACTGTGTATTTCTCTTTTCAACTTAAGTCGGAATAAACAAACGAGAGATTAAAATTACCAGCaaacaaaaatttttgcagaTGATATCATTTTTTAAGGGTCACAAGTATTCGTTTTTTGTCTATCCAAGTGATCATGCGAATACAGTCGTCAAATCGAAACAATGTAATCGATAAAAGActataaaacgaagaaacatatcGTATTTCATAAACTTGTCAACGAAATGCACATTTTTTACTGTAAGCCATTCTCATTGTTGTCTTTTTCAAATGTCAGATAATCATTTATCAGTAttcctttttattattattattattattattatttattattaatattattattatatataattcgACGCTATAATATTTACAGATTCTTcacattgtaaaaaatataacgtatttcgtactcAATATCATACGCAGGTAGTACTGAAAGGCCGATATACATCTAAATCGTGGTGTTTTTCGAATTAATGTGACCCAGTTGCGTAACAAATCtgcatgtatacatatatattgtgtatatatatgtatacatatatatacacatatatatatttatttatttatatctaaTTATAAAACCGTATGCGAATCGTTTGTAGGTGGTAAATTCTTGTGCTTTCTTTGTCTAAGtatcttttcgaaaaatcggAAGGATTTGTTGGCCAAACCGAGGAAGTAAACGAAACGAATCTGGTCCTTGACACTGATATGCTGACTCAGACATAGCTCGACTTCTGTTGCACTAGACAGCTTTCCAAGTAATAGACAATTGTCTTGTACGAAAGTTTCAACGcattctttagaaaaatatttttaaacgcgatCTCGCGTCGGACAAACACGTGTGTGTTTTGCGTTACGTTCAGAAGCGATACAAATATagaaacttcttttttttttcttattcgttCCCGTGCATCAGAGGAATACTACTTGGAGAGCTATCCgctgtttttttattttctttttgcctTTTGCCAATCCATGATTTTCGCGAAGCACAAAAAACCCAGGAGGGCTGAAAAACGTAACGATAATAGAGCGAGAGCGATTACACGTTTCACAAAGAGGCCCTTTGATTCGCCGTTGAAAGGCTTTTATACGCGGTTATTATCGTCGTCTTTTAATAGAAAAACTGCGGTTACATCTACGGGATCACAGTGAGACTATGAATTTTCCGGGTGATAAAATAGTGGATACGAATAATTCTGTTGCCCCCTCTTTCCTCCTTGCCTGTTTAGTTGAGTACAGTAACGAAATGAATGGCCGATTCGCTACGTCGGTATACGCTTCGCCAATCTTAAACTGACGAAACGTATTAGCACCCTTTATCAATCGAATACGCGAGACTGTCTCATATTTTTTCTGCTTTCGATACTTTTTTCTATCACTACACACGATTAATGATGTTATCAAATATGCACTAAcactttaaaatgaaaattagaaacaaaattattaacatttaaaacGAATtgcatacaaaattaaaattaatttaacaattaaaattttacaggCGAAATTTATATAATCTTCAAATTTGTCGTAATACGATGAATACAggaaatattaaacaatttgtgattttagaaaaaatactcaGCCACGCGTATTCGTTACGAAATGACCTTTCTAAAAGTGCACCGACAGTTGGAAAAAACGAATTAATGTACGATCGATAGCTCTTCCCAAGAACTATATCGTCGGACTCTTCTAACTACCAATGATAGAAATACTGTACATCAGTTCATTTTAAACTTTTCAGTTCGACTTTAAGGTCCTCCGATATGCTTAACCGGGAAGCGGCATCGCTCGCGTATAATTCAATATTGTAATCGATCCGAAAGACAGGTAATCTAGACGAATAAGTAGATATTATACAAactataaatacatttttttccagAAATCAGGATTAATATCCTTCGGTTAAACTCATAAAAAACGATAGACGAGTGAACAACCCTTATTTTGCTTAAGGTACGTCGTGCAGCGATCACACGGAAATTAATGACTTCGATGGTGGCGTTAAATAATAACATATCAAGCTAATGTAATGACTGTTATGGTATAAAAGCGGTATTTAACATCGGATAATATGATTTTGATCACacgagaaaaattacacacGACCTACTGCTACTTGTAAGGGAGTCCATTGCTTCTTTTTTATATCCATCGGTTTACATTCACTAAACTTAATGGTGATTGGTTTTGAAAGGAGATTCTCTGTACGTACAAAGCAATGGATATATCAGATATTATTATGAGTACCACATATGTATTTTGCAGTTGAAGGGATCAGTGTACCAGCAAGCCTTTGTGAAAAACAGGTTTCAAAGCCTAAATTTTCCTTACTGGTTTAAAATTGGCTATAAAACTTATTGGAATTGTATAAagactttgtatttttttctatcgtACAGACTTTACCATATAAATCCTATAATTATGTTTAAGATTGACGTTATGTACTAATGTTCCACTGTAACATTACCACAATTTCCTTTCCATCGGCGTTCTTCCTTCTCTACTTATCTTCAACATTTTCTCTTAATTATGCCTTGGTTGATTGAAGCACCAGATGCTGCGCTTTAAATTCCCATTCCGAGTAATTGAATCCATAATCAAACAAGAATATAAATAATGTCTGGTATGTAATGGAATCATACTGAAATCAAATGGAACTCAATTGTCCAAATATCATGGTCCTGAATATAAAATTCTAGCCATTAACAATCATTTTCAATATTCTACATTTGccttaataaaatgtatttttactaTTAGAACTGTACACTCAATACCAGAACCATTAATGACACAGCATTCGAACCCCTTATAGAAGTATCCTTTACCGCAGCCTCTGACAGTTGAGCATGGATAATATATCGTTAATGGATATCATTGCACAATGCGTATGTAAGACCTTTTATCTTCTTCCAAATTTTTGACTGTACATTGTAAATAACATTTACTCAGTCAATTTAATTCTTTCCACTATGTCAAATGGCTGGCCACCACAATAATTCCTTCAATATTTGCAAATAGTTTGGATGCTCTATTAATCGGCATTTAACCTGCGAGTCATACAGGTTTGCAGATTGGAACAATATGCAATGGATGCTTTTTTAAGATTGAGCAGAAAGCTAGACATATCAAGTTTGGTTTTGCTGTTAACAAGTAACAACTATTGCAGGGCAGTTCTGTTATCACCCTTGATGCTATTCATGTCCTTTTCTAATccatttttatcttcttttctcaCTCTTTCTCTGTCGAATATTGGTCCTTTGCTGACGGAGTTACCTCTTTCATTGCCCACTTACATCTatcattatatattacaataatattacatataatacTATCcatgtatattaaaatatttaacagcCAGCTGAACAGCGGACTGTGATTTTCCGATAGAAAAAGAACCAAGAGACGGCATTAGTCTTTGACATAGTTGAATTCACAAAGATCCAGGGTATGATCCAGGGTAACATTAGTCTTACAGATTGGCGAATTCACAGCACAAGCCCAAGGTTGAGCCTAAGAAAGAGAGCGTAGTCGCTAGATGAATCATCTAGTGCACCGCAATCAGCCACTACGTACTTTTCCTTTACCTAACGTGGCTTGGATAGCCTGGTTCAGGATTTTGATTAATTATTAGAGGACGCTGCAACAACAGTagcttttcttctctttctcagGGCTGAAGTTCATTTCGCGTACAATCTCCGCGAACACATCGTTGACATTTGTGCGATTCTTTGCGGATGCTTCGACGAACGGGCATCCCCAGAGTTGTGCCAAATTGTTACCCTCTGCGGTTTCCACTTCGCGTTGATGATCCAAATCGAGCTTGTTTGCGACG encodes:
- the LOC143150221 gene encoding uncharacterized protein LOC143150221 isoform X2, whose amino-acid sequence is MDEWNEFYKKVQMYLMKKNQECGELQFLTSRTTTASIAHIDDICKSIVNIFETYNIPTKEKALINDERCVQSYIYLLLNTKFKNQERLAEDIVNGHLVDMCPPIASYLFIQILWNLEYEKILIQSLLHIPVDLCKEILEILKKCIKELPFKRSMDSMYQLILIVYTKFIQLKEIGVQSTNLEECIQNLLIGFQEFLLLLTNPKFTLISSSDLKINERHGIMLKKLIATIKSCFDYKIKGIRNISRDDDKLYNITFGREPFIKYEDTLMESTILTLNQCLMDLLLIKVKEVDCNMYLNWAELDDEENNMISLQRSIGNECYHFIEFIQNDEQFSQNTHLVECLQHLSSKPDPKQSSFVISLQELCYAISDGKTEFMKELLCRYKEWDSSILDFVYKNKSLLDKKDCFNLLEYLTFLLKQSTEEDLKEFSYTSVTRILSLQDLPAIYEIVMMYLTKHDGNNYLESPHTEEAFNEFITRNSNLQTTKNLKIVLLFLLKNVRLILTILLKITIGHHQYRNIMIFANDLLLLLPFMQIMEDNNQIILINILRTICIENIEWNPKKFMDFIQILLDRRIVKVHDLINNVFVPYLEKDTFTLSNIHSILNNIRKLQVSCTKDTNVKSLIIVLAKKMSFLRKNTSISKYVSNEILYQITRILKYFLTIKGYSISASTKKEIICAIEVVIEPIDTLHFASLWHLMQKDVSVIDIVTDYERRCFIVLNKLKEDPKTSEKLRNYLSDLNLLREDFLRHLIIRSSNREYQLLASEFTIMYWFAFRWNNEIEAYNHFLRITIEACCLSLEYPSIGGNNLFVFLFQSFTCFCRKFVFFKGIIEHEEKVYQLLIKNFNQLDNSIKYSPYAPLFSTCLIRLSNITQSESENLLQDILNILDDFCDQCLDFNYEYSEDTSRIPHSPKHAFYTFPCH
- the LOC143150221 gene encoding uncharacterized protein LOC143150221 isoform X1 → MDEWNEFYKKVQMYLMKKNQECGELQFLTSRTTTASIAHIDDICKSIVNIFETYNIPTKEKALINDERCVQSYIYLLLNTKFKNQERLAEDIVNGHLVDMCPPIASYLFIQILWNLEYEKILIQSLLHIPVDLCKEILEILKKCIKELPFKRSMDSMYQLILIVYTKFIQLKEIGVQSTNLEECIQNLLIGFQEFLLLLTNPKFTLISSSDLKINERHGIMLKKLIATIKSCFDYKIKGIRNISRDDDKLYNITFGREPFIKYEDTLMESTILTLNQCLMDLLLIKVKEVDCNMYLNWAELDDEENNMISLQRSIGNECYHFIEFIQNDEQFSQNTHLVECLQHLSSKPDPKQSSFVISLQELCYAISDGKTEFMKELLCRYKEWDSSILDFVYKNKSLLDKKDCFNLLEYLTFLLKQSTEEDLKEFSYTSVTRILSLQDLPAIYEIVMMYLTKHDGNNYLESPHTEEAFNEFITRNSNLQTTKNLKIVLLFLLKNVRLILTILLKITIGHHQYRNIMIFANDLLLLLPFMQIMEDNNQIILINILRTICIENIEWNPKKFMDFIQILLDRRIVKVHDLINNVFVPYLEKDTFTLSNIHSILNNIRKLQVSCTKDTNVKSLIIVLAKKMSFLRKNTSISKYVSNEILYQITRILKYFLTIKGYSISASTKKEIICAIEVVIEPIDTLHFASLWHLMQKDVSVIDIVTDYERRCFIVLNKLKEDPKTSEKLRNYLSDLNLLREDFLRHLIIRSSNREYQLLASEFTIMYWFAFRWNNEIEAYNHFLRITIEACCLSLEYPSIGGNNLFVFLFQSFTCFCRKFVFFKGIIEHEEKVYQLLIKNFNQLDNSIKYSPYAPLFSTCLIRLSNITQSESENLLQDILNILDDFCDQCLDFNYEYSEDTSRIPHSPKVTTFYITYEVISACMKVPATEAYECIKRMNELFVSN